Part of the Notamacropus eugenii isolate mMacEug1 chromosome 5, mMacEug1.pri_v2, whole genome shotgun sequence genome is shown below.
CCTGATGTCAAAGCAGTAcagttcagaaaaggaaatgtggCAAGCTGTGGATGGGGTCGATGGTTTTGGAATGGGAGATTTGAGGGTCCTTCTTCTCAACTGTtgctgaggaagaggaaaagaagctcTCAGCATTTAGCCTTACTTCCCTTACACAGGAAATTGGGGTAGTTGCTATATTTCACATTATAACTTCTCAGATTTCTCTTCATACAGTAGGCAGCTGTTCGATCACAGGCACAGATTTGCTGCTGACAGTAGTTGCCAGACCCTACgagttcagagaaatgaatgagcCTCAAAAGTGAGTAATTTTCCCTTCTATTGACACCCCTCACCCTGCCCCACTGAGCTGAGTTCCTTTATTGGTTGCCTTGATGGAGAAACATTCCCTTCCCCAGGGGAAACCCCTCATCTGAGGGGAGAGGGCAGCCTTTGTTTTCAGGGATTTTGGAGCAATATCCTTCCAGATACCATTTTAGGGTTCTGCACATCTGGAATGCTCAGTGGTGCCTGACTGTAATGTGCTATCTCACCACAGGTGATGGATCCATCCTTGTACTTGTAATTGTAGCCCTGTGTTTTGGGTTTGCAGCCTTTCTGCACCAGCTTTGAATAGCAGCAGTCATGATTTAAACAGCACCTAAAGAGAGATGCCGTACTGAGTGCTGTCCTCCTCTCCTACTGGGGAGCAGGAGGTCAGCAAGCAGGACACTCAGAGAGGCCACCCAAGGAGGCAGCCTATTTTGGTGGAATGAGCCCTGGTCTGGTAGTCAGGACACCTGGGTTATTAGgatcacagttttctcatctgtaaatgaggggattggattacaTGGTCTGTAAGgttcttttcagttccaaattgtgTTCTTTTTAATGGAGGGTCTCTGATTCTGAAAACTTATCTTCTAGTCTTCCCTATTTCTTCTTCTAGAGGATTTCAAGGGCCTCTATTGAAAGACTCCAAGGAGGGCTTGAGATGAACACTCTTctgtaattttgcttttgaaattcttttctttgctGCCCCTTTCTTGTGCCCTACCCATTAACTTGTACCTCCTGTCAGTGCTGCTTGTAGTGATTCCCAAGAAAGCTAAGGCAGCCACCCTGGCAGGACTGGGGAACAGCAACTTACCTGTCAGTAGCATCCTTTGGGGTTCCTTTGCCTCCCAAGCCACAGTAGCAACCGTAGAAACCATAGCTAGTCAATGCAGTCTTCTTCGTGAGCTTCCAAATCATGTCCTGGAATTGCAACAAGTTCCCCTGCACCTCAGATAAGCCTGCAAGAGATATCAGTGGTCCCTAGTCAGATGTGATTACCCTTCTGTCTTCTCTATCCACTACTGCTTTAGTTTGTCTTTCCCCACTTTTTACCTGAGCAGAGAATTTtgttctctctattttcttcccAGTCTCTAAGAAGAGATGGTGAAGAATTAGTTGGGAATTGCAAGGTTGATGGAATGGAGAGACATAGGGAGCCCAAGAGAGGCTGGGGGAGACACTTTTTGTACAACCCAAGAGTTGTCTGCCCTGGGGTTGATTCCTGGGAAGAGGGAAGTCATGGGGGTCATTTCTTACCACAGGCCATTAGTACAGCTAGCAGAAAGACAGCCTTCATTTTGAAGCCTCTGTAAGAGAAAGTATAACGCTGATGTCTGTCTCCTCAGGTGAGGTCCCCACATTCCTCCTTTACTCTTAGTGCTGCCATGTGGGAGGAGAATAGGTCCTTACTCTTATTGGAAGGACCACAAGAACCATCTACTGCAACCTATATCTGATCAAGAAATCCCTTTGCGAAATTTCTGTTGACATAGAAACACATTACCCTGGTACCACACCCCTCTCCTCAGCTCCCAACACTGTATTGGTTACACAAATGCACAACTCATATCCTCTAGATATGATTACATTACACACAATGTAATACAGGTACAGAAACAAACACTCAGACCACTTCAATTCACACACTCATTACAATACTCAGGGCcacagaaatagagacaaatCAATACATACAGAATGCTACTGGTACACTCAGACTCTCTAAAGAAGGTATTCTAATCTTTTTTTACATCCTGGAGCCCTTTGGTTGTCTAGTGAAATCTATGGACCCAccttcagaatcatgtttttagatgcataagGTTAAATATGTGGGATTGTAATTCAAATTATACTGAAAGAtggttaacaaaatatttataaaactacAAGTCCACAGACACCAGGTCAAGAATCCCTTTGTGCTCTAAACCTACCTAATAAATAatcacacaaacacagacacttACTCTCTGACTTTGAGGAAGGTCTTCTGGTCTTTGGGGCTCCAGATGCCTTCAGTTGTTTCTTGGTTCAATCTGTCCACTGCAGGGCTCCTGAACCTAATTGGTCCTCAAGGCAGAGAAGCTCCATATATAGATCCAGCAGGACTCTGAGGTGACTGAAAGTTACCACCCCAGGGGCAGGAATTTCCAGAAACCTGCCCAAAACCAACAGTCCATGCTGCACGAAAAAGGGGTGGGGCCAGAGTTTGCTGTGGGAGTCCACAAGGTGCTCCTCCAGGTCTTTCAGGAGCCATTTACCCAGAGTGGGAAGGCAGCCTCTTTTGATGGCATTTTGATGGCATTTTGAAGGCATTTTGATGGCACTGCATTATATTCAAGGACTTTGTGTCCTGGCGATTGTTGGGGGACACACTCACCTAAACTCAGGGCACAATATTCTGCCTCAGACTTTGGACTGTGGTCACTGACAACTCTGTAAACATTTGGAAGACTACTTACTCACAGCAAAGACCCAATCACTCATTCAGCACCTCAGTCAAGTTTCCACTCTGTACAGAGCCCTCTATGAAGTGCTTTGTTTATAGCTTGGTGGGggcagagagagcagaagaagaagaagcagaaagatAAGGCAAAAAATAGAGGtcaagaaaagggagagataaagatCCTACACATCTGAGTTAATaaggagtcactagagtttattgaatggggaagTAATCTGGTTTCACCTGTGCTTCAGTAACATTACTTTGGGATTTTCATGTAGGACAGATTAgacaggggagagatgaggaagggtGACCGATTAGGTGGCTACTGATATTGTCCAGTTGAGAAATAAGGCATAGGAATATCTCAATTTGGGTGATGTCTatgagagtggagagaaggagacagcTAGGAAAAGTGTtggagaggtaaaatgatttggtaACATTGTAATTGTGATTTTAGGAATAGTACAGAATCCAAGATAATACCAGTGATGAGAGCTTGGGCACTAGGGAGATATTTACATCTCAAGGGAAATTGGGAAGTTCAGAGGGGAGAGgtagtgagttctgttttggacatgttgtgtTTGAGATGACTTTGGGACATCCAGTTAGGAATAGGCAAATCTTaatatgacagagagagacagacagagagaggggagggggaatgagAGATGTGAGAACTGTATATACAGAACTGTGAGCCATCTTCGTGGAGAAGAGAATTGAAGCAAATGGAGCTGATAAAGTCACCAAATAAGAGAGTATTCAGAGAGAAGAGGGTTCAGAATGGAAGCAGAGAGCACCCACCTTTAGGTGCAGTGATATggaagaagatccagcaaaggagacttagGAGTGGTGAGACAGGTATAAGGACAGCCAAGAGAAAACAATGTCATCACAACTCAGAGAGGAGAATGTATGTaaccaggaggagagagtggtcaGCAGTGTCAGATGCTGCATAGAAGGAAGACAGAataagattgagaaaagaccaacacacttgtcaattaagagatcatctcTTTAAAGAGTCCAGTTTTAATTGAGTTATGATGCTAGGATAAGGAGAAGGCTGAGGTAATGGGAGACTGATGGGATGGTGTTTCCTTCTATGAAAACAGGCCAGTTTGGAAGAGAGATGGGTTGGGAGTGTGATTGGTGAGGAAAGAAAATGCAATGGCAATTGGTCTTCTCGTCCTGTGCTGCTCACCCTTTTTCTGTTGAAATTGAAAAGTGTGTGGAGCAGGGAAAAGATCAAGTAAGGGGACTTCCCTGGAGAACAGAGTCTACTCTTGAGATGCATGAGATAGGCTGTGAGCATTTTGGAAAGATGAGTTTTGTGTGGAAATTTGGGAGTGAGCATCCACAGGTTTCTGTGTTGAATTTGCTTACAGCAGCCTTAAGGAGCTGGAACTCAATACAACCACTGAAAGTCAGCTGTGGGGGTTGTTGAACATGGGTGTGTTGGACATGAGCCCACCATCATTTGGGTCATGTCACTGAAACCTTGTGAACATACTCCATAGTCCACCAGAGGTCCTTGGCTCCAACTTAGGAGACCACTGTTGTATAAAGACACATTTTTCCATGGCAGAAACCTGActggtcttttccttttccttcctttgtggCTCTCCTGTGAAGCTTAGAGGAGAGAGCATGTAATTCTGGTGAAATCACTACACTCATACCATATGGGAAAAATTCTTGATTTCATCTTTTCTACTGTGCTCTTGTCTACCAGCTTCTAAGCTGACATTCCAGCCTGGCTAAGATGGATCTCACCCCACATAAACAATGTATTCACTTCCAACTTTCCAGAAACTTTTTCACCTTTATGACTGGAATCCTGGCTTACTCATGTCTCTATCCCCCATTGTGTTGGCAGAGGGCTTTGCACTCAGGACATGCTTAATAAACATTCTCAAgtgatttcaattcaataaaacttTATAAAACCCTATTACCTGCAATGTCTTGTTCTGTGCATTGGGGATTCTGAGATGGAAATTAGCATGCTTCCTACTGTTAAGGAACATATTCTCTAATtggagtgggagaaaccatacagaaaaatagaagacaagtaGGGGAATTGATGgtgacaaagataaaataaagactGAACAGGACAATTCCAGGAATAATTTCATTCAGttatctattcatctatttatttttttatcaaacAACTATTGATATCTTTTAATTCTTACTTTATTATAgtgttcctcctcttcccccttccaaaTAGCCAtaccaaaaatatatatattttaaaaataacacccCCCCCCAACTCaagtacattgaaaaaaatctgataaaaaATGTTCAATGTATAACACCCTGGGAACTTCCACCTCCACAAAGGTGTGGTTGGGGAGGGTTGGGTTCctctcatatcttttcatttgaCTACTGTTTGATCTTTATAAATTTGTTAGTTCACTTTTTTAGTGTGTTCTTTCCGATTACATTGCTGcaattgtgtttattttttccttgtacTTCTtcattcactctgtatcagttcatgaagATTTTTCTATGCTTTTTTGTATTTATCACAAATACTTCTTCACAGAAGATTGATCATCTGTCACTGCAGCAAGTGGTCCTTACTGATGGTGCTGTCTTAGATTCATTTCTCCCTGGGGAGATACCAAAATTACCATGAAGTGTGTTGACAAGAACTCTATTAATGCAATCACAAAACATTCTTCACACAAATAGATCCAGATGTACATACTCTGTGTATTCACTTTTCATGGATAAGCTCatccagtataataaaaataacaatactgtctaatttaatttccttatttagtATTCCACCAGTCAAAATACCAAACTACCACATTATTTATTATGTAGAAgttgcaaaaataataaaattcatcttatggaacaaaagatcaaaaatgtccatggaattgaaaaaaatggaaggaagggcaatttgaagtttcagatttcaaactatactataaagcTGTGTCATCTAAATTATTTGGCACCAGGTAAGAAATAGATTAATCAGTGATTAGTCATAAAAAATACTGATGTAAATGAGcacagtaacctagtgtttgattaAGTCAAGTATCCTGGCTATTATGGCAAGAGCTCATTATTCAAAAAAAGTTATTGGTATAACTGGAAAGTAATCtgacagaaactagatatagaccaacacctcacacTTTATGACATGATAACCCCaaaataatttagatataaagaatgatatcataagcaaattagtggagcatggaagaaattatataTCATATCGATAGGTGAAGGAAGAGTTCCATAactaaacaaaagacagagaaatttAAAGGAggtaaaatagagaattttactTACATAAAAGTCAATGGCTTTTGTacagacaaaaccaatgcagctaaaattagaaaaaaacaaaccaggaaactgggaaaaattgttgtagcaaatttctctgattaaggtctcatttctatgatttctggGGAATAAGAATAAGAGCCACTCCCCCATTTGACAAATTATGAAAGGATATTAataggcaatttaaaaaaaaggaatccaAGCTCTCAATAAccttatgaaaaatgctctaaattactaataattacagaaatttaattaaaacaactttgaggtacaaTATACCACTAATCAatttggctaagatgacaaaaaaggacaaTGACAAATCTTGGAGGGACTATGGAAATATAcatacactaatgcactgttgctgGAGCTATGAACTcatccaactattttggaaagcagtttagaactatgccccCCAAACTATTAAACTGTACCCTTTTACTCAATgctaccactactaagtctatactcCAAATAGATAAAAGAAGGCTTACTCCCCTTTACATCTGCTGTTCTATCTGGTTTCAACTCTATGGAACCTGATACCCCTTCCAGGAAAGAAACAATGACACCACTACTAAGcctgtactccaaagagatcaatgaaagtTCACtctactttgcatctgctgccctgcctggtttcaactttATGGTTTATGGTACTCCTCCCAAGATAAGCCCAGTAATTCCACTACAAGGTCtacaccccaaagagatcaaagaaaattaattccattttacatctgctgccctgcctgaGTTCAACTCTATAGAACTTGATGTCCCTCCCAGGATAGAGGCAGTGATACCAGTACTAGAcctataacccaaagagatcaaagaaagctCACTCCACTTTGTATCTTCTGCCCTGCCTGATTTATTTTAAACTGACCATCATACTACTAACTCAAGCCCTGATTGACaccatcttcctcagtttcctttcccctcttattGGAGGACTGGAGGCTGGAGTACTAAACTTCTGCCAATGCCCTCCTTTATAGAGggcaaaaaaatggaatttttggtTCATTCCACTCTGTATCTGCTTCTCTGCCTGATTTCAGCTCCATAGAACATTCCCCCGATCATGTCCAAATCTaacttccctccctgccctcccgTCTCCTAtctctttttgtgtgttgtctctccctttagattGCAACTGATCTCATTGAGGGCAgtgattatctttctttttttattaattgtattctCAGGGCTTATCACAATGCCtgcattgtaggtgcttaataaatttgtgttgaattggaggggaaagaggaaaatgatccatatgtacaaaaatattt
Proteins encoded:
- the LOC140508584 gene encoding basic phospholipase A2 ammodytoxin A-like, which encodes MIWKLTKKTALTSYGFYGCYCGLGGKGTPKDATDRCCLNHDCCYSKLVQKGCKPKTQGYNYKYKDGSITCGSGNYCQQQICACDRTAAYCMKRNLRSYNVKYSNYPNFLCKGSKAKC